In the Calditrichota bacterium genome, GCGCCAGTACCACGAGCGCACACAACTCGATGAGGTTTTTGTTGACGATGAGATAGCTTCCCTCGGTCGGCGCGGAATACTTGAAGCCGACAAAGGGCGGGTTGCAGAGGTAGTAGAGCAGGAGCAACACTGCGCCAGCAATGGCTGCTGGCCTGGTCAGACAGCCCACGATGAGCCCCAGCCCAATGGCGATGAGGCCGTAGATGTTGAGCCAGTCGACGACGCGCAGTGCCGTCGGGTTGGCCACAATGGAGGTGAAGAACCCGGAGAGGAAGCCCTTCGCCTCCAGCAGATAGCCGGACGACGACCAGTACGGATTGAGCAACTTGGCCAGCCCCTCGTAGAGAAAGTGCCAGCCGATGAGCATGCGCAGGGCGACCAACGCGCCCAGCTGCCAGCCGGAGCAGGTTAGTTTTTCGCCGTGTCGCTGTTGTCTTGCCATAAATCCCTCGCTCGTAGGTGGAATGTGACGGGGACGCTGGTGAGAACTCGGGAGTTCGAGTGGTCAGGGAGAAAGTAGCGTGGCTCCAAGGGGGCTGTTGAGTCCAGTTTTCTAAAGAACG is a window encoding:
- a CDS encoding DoxX family protein, coding for MARQQRHGEKLTCSGWQLGALVALRMLIGWHFLYEGLAKLLNPYWSSSGYLLEAKGFLSGFFTSIVANPTALRVVDWLNIYGLIAIGLGLIVGCLTRPAAIAGAVLLLLYYLCNPPFVGFKYSAPTEGSYLIVNKNLIELCALVVLALFPTGRILGLDRLLFGPPRIVDPQHA